From Pseudomonas vanderleydeniana, the proteins below share one genomic window:
- a CDS encoding transglutaminase-like domain-containing protein: MHEYLNPGRFIDSDHPAVVEFAESRRGASRDPREQAISLYYAVRDEIRYNIYAFNRNPQTLCGSHALALGQSYCVPKATLLAACARHCAIPARIGLADVRNHLSTPRVLELLKSEVFAMHGYTELYLDGRWVKATPAFDRGLCEAFGVIALEFDGQADSVFHPYTRDGQRHMEYLRDHGQFADVPESLFFGHLAECYPHLFLPDVLPLRGDMRNDLSRG; encoded by the coding sequence ATGCATGAGTATCTGAATCCAGGACGCTTCATCGATAGTGACCACCCGGCGGTGGTGGAGTTCGCCGAGAGTCGGCGCGGTGCCAGCCGCGATCCCAGGGAACAGGCCATCAGCCTGTATTACGCCGTGCGTGACGAGATCCGTTACAACATCTACGCCTTCAATCGCAATCCGCAGACCCTGTGCGGCAGCCACGCCCTGGCGCTGGGGCAGAGCTATTGCGTGCCCAAGGCGACGCTGCTCGCTGCCTGTGCTCGGCATTGCGCGATACCGGCGCGGATCGGCCTGGCGGATGTGCGCAATCACCTGTCGACCCCGCGAGTGCTGGAGTTGCTCAAGAGCGAAGTGTTCGCCATGCACGGTTATACCGAGCTGTATCTGGACGGGCGTTGGGTCAAGGCCACGCCGGCTTTCGATCGCGGCCTGTGCGAAGCCTTCGGGGTGATTGCGCTGGAGTTCGATGGGCAGGCCGACAGCGTGTTTCATCCCTATACCCGGGATGGCCAGCGGCACATGGAGTACCTGCGCGACCATGGGCAGTTCGCCGATGTGCCGGAATCGTTGTTCTTCGGACACCTTGCCGAGTGTTATCCGCACCTGTTCCTCCCCGACGTGCTGCCCCTGCGTGGTGACATGCGCAACGATTTGAGTCGTGGCTGA
- a CDS encoding acyl-CoA dehydrogenase, which yields MLLLWILVLLLGVAYLAHRRIAALPALGAVALYLLAMGAFGHAPGGLMLVLWLLLAAIAVPLLLPDLRRRLFTAPLFAWFRKVLPPMSATERDAIDAGTVWWDGELFSGRPDWNKLLAYPKAQLTEEEQAFIDGPTEELCAMVSDWQIGQDLDLPPAAWAHIKEHGFFALIIPKEYGGKGFSAYAHSQVAMKLATRSGDLASTVMVPNSLGPAELLLHYGTEAQRDHYLPRLARGDDIPCFALTGPLAGSDAGAMPDTGVVCKGDWNGEEVLGLRLNWEKRYITLGPVATLLGLAFKAHDPDHLLGDQEDLGISLALIPTDTPGVEIGRRHLPLGAAFMNGPNSGKDVFIPLDYLIGGRDMLGKGWMMLMNCLSVGRSISLPAVGTGAAKFTSLVTGQYAQVREQFNVPLSAFEGIQEALARIGGNAWLMDSARMLTANAVDLGEKPSVLSAILKYHLTERGRECIGHAMDVHGGKGIIMGPNNYLGRNWQGAPIFITVEGANILSRNLMIFGQGAIRCHPFVLKEMALAAREDHDQALKEFDGLLLRHIGFAVGNAGSTLLLNLGLGHFEAAPGNRLSQKYFRALNRQAAAFALLADLSMMLLGGELKRRERLSARLGDVLSHLYLGSAALKRYHDLDSPQSLDPLLAWALEESLGHAERALDELLRNFPSRVLGCLLRVIVFPFGRRHTGPSDALDAEVAAVLGRAKGDPALEAILAGCYRPQAADDPVGALQHAHDLLEASHEPRKKLHIALRNGQFAPAPGESLIDAGLEAGVLQPREAETVRQAEAARRKVIDVDDFSKEELHPTAGKVR from the coding sequence ATGCTGCTGTTGTGGATACTGGTCCTGCTGCTCGGCGTCGCCTACCTGGCGCACCGACGCATCGCCGCCCTACCCGCCCTTGGCGCCGTGGCGCTGTATCTCCTGGCGATGGGGGCCTTCGGCCATGCCCCTGGCGGCCTGATGCTGGTGCTCTGGCTGCTCCTCGCGGCGATCGCCGTGCCGCTGTTGCTGCCGGACCTGCGCCGCCGGTTGTTCACTGCACCGCTGTTTGCCTGGTTCCGCAAGGTCCTGCCGCCGATGTCCGCGACCGAACGCGATGCCATCGACGCCGGCACCGTCTGGTGGGACGGTGAACTGTTCAGCGGCCGTCCGGACTGGAACAAGCTGCTGGCGTACCCCAAGGCGCAATTGACCGAGGAGGAACAGGCCTTCATCGACGGCCCGACCGAAGAACTCTGCGCCATGGTCAGCGACTGGCAGATCGGCCAGGACCTGGACCTGCCGCCCGCCGCCTGGGCCCACATCAAGGAACACGGTTTCTTTGCCCTGATCATCCCCAAGGAATACGGCGGCAAGGGCTTTTCGGCCTACGCCCACTCCCAGGTGGCGATGAAGCTGGCGACCCGCAGCGGCGACCTGGCCTCTACCGTCATGGTACCCAACTCCCTGGGCCCGGCCGAGTTGCTACTGCATTACGGCACCGAAGCCCAGCGCGACCATTACCTGCCACGCCTGGCCCGTGGCGACGACATCCCCTGCTTCGCCCTGACCGGGCCCCTGGCGGGTTCCGATGCCGGCGCGATGCCGGACACCGGGGTCGTCTGCAAGGGCGACTGGAACGGTGAGGAAGTTCTCGGCCTGCGCCTGAACTGGGAAAAGCGCTACATCACCCTCGGCCCGGTCGCGACCCTGCTCGGCCTGGCCTTCAAGGCCCACGACCCGGACCATCTGCTCGGTGACCAGGAAGACCTGGGCATCAGCCTGGCACTGATTCCCACCGATACTCCCGGTGTCGAGATCGGCCGCCGCCACCTGCCATTGGGCGCCGCCTTCATGAACGGCCCCAACTCGGGCAAGGACGTATTCATCCCGCTGGACTACCTCATCGGCGGCCGGGACATGCTCGGCAAGGGCTGGATGATGCTGATGAACTGCCTGTCGGTCGGCCGTTCGATCTCGCTGCCGGCCGTCGGTACCGGCGCGGCCAAGTTCACCAGCCTGGTGACCGGCCAGTACGCGCAGGTTCGCGAGCAGTTCAACGTGCCGCTGTCGGCCTTCGAGGGCATCCAGGAAGCGCTGGCACGAATCGGCGGCAATGCCTGGCTGATGGACAGCGCACGTATGCTCACCGCCAATGCCGTGGACCTGGGCGAAAAGCCCTCGGTGCTGTCGGCGATCCTCAAGTACCACCTGACCGAACGCGGCCGCGAATGCATCGGCCACGCCATGGACGTGCACGGCGGCAAGGGCATCATCATGGGCCCCAACAACTACCTGGGGCGCAACTGGCAAGGCGCACCGATCTTCATCACCGTGGAGGGCGCGAACATCCTCTCGCGCAACCTGATGATCTTCGGCCAGGGCGCGATTCGCTGCCATCCGTTCGTGCTCAAGGAAATGGCCCTGGCCGCCCGCGAGGACCACGACCAGGCACTTAAGGAGTTCGACGGCCTGTTGCTGCGGCATATCGGCTTTGCCGTGGGCAATGCCGGCAGCACCCTGCTGCTGAACCTCGGGCTCGGACATTTCGAGGCCGCGCCGGGCAACCGCCTGAGCCAGAAATATTTCCGCGCACTGAACCGCCAGGCAGCGGCCTTCGCCCTGCTGGCCGACCTGAGCATGATGCTGCTCGGCGGCGAACTGAAACGCCGCGAGCGGCTGTCGGCACGCCTGGGCGATGTGCTCAGCCACCTGTACCTGGGCTCGGCGGCGCTCAAGCGTTATCACGACCTGGACTCGCCGCAATCGCTCGACCCGCTGCTCGCCTGGGCCCTGGAAGAAAGCCTGGGCCATGCCGAGCGGGCGCTGGACGAACTGCTGCGCAACTTCCCCAGCCGGGTGCTCGGCTGCCTGTTGCGGGTTATCGTGTTCCCGTTCGGTCGCAGGCATACCGGACCGTCGGACGCCCTCGATGCCGAAGTCGCCGCCGTACTCGGTCGAGCCAAGGGCGACCCGGCCCTGGAGGCAATCCTTGCCGGCTGCTATCGCCCGCAAGCGGCGGACGATCCGGTCGGCGCGCTGCAGCATGCCCATGATCTGCTGGAGGCGAGCCATGAACCGCGGAAAAAGCTGCACATCGCGCTCAGGAACGGCCAGTTCGCCCCCGCCCCTGGAGAGTCGTTGATCGACGCCGGCCTGGAGGCCGGGGTCCTGCAGCCACGCGAGGCCGAAACCGTGCGCCAGGCCGAGGCAGCGCGGCGCAAGGTGATCGACGTGGATGATTTCAGCAAGGAGGAACTGCACCCGACCGCCGGCAAGGTCCGCTAG
- a CDS encoding PA2817 family protein — MSNVLADHLVLLDHLRSILVAVGEAEQVPEESHALFLERFDELRAQLPVDPIESQYLGQDLLCQVIQRYPQIAHLVPRDLLWFFGGDCLHYMPDEELDLYQALEERRYEAEQNDEPFDWNQEKQLLALSDQDSKH; from the coding sequence ATGTCCAACGTACTTGCCGATCATCTGGTCCTGCTCGACCACCTGCGCAGCATCCTGGTCGCCGTCGGCGAAGCCGAACAGGTGCCCGAGGAGAGCCATGCGTTGTTCCTGGAGCGCTTCGACGAGTTGCGCGCCCAACTGCCGGTCGACCCGATCGAAAGCCAGTACCTGGGCCAGGACCTGCTATGCCAGGTGATCCAGCGCTACCCGCAGATCGCCCACCTGGTCCCGCGCGACCTGCTGTGGTTCTTTGGCGGTGACTGCCTGCACTACATGCCCGACGAGGAACTGGACCTGTACCAGGCCCTGGAGGAGCGTCGCTACGAAGCCGAACAGAACGACGAACCGTTCGACTGGAACCAGGAAAAGCAGCTGCTGGCCCTGTCGGACCAGGACAGCAAGCACTGA
- a CDS encoding LysR family transcriptional regulator — MSINPPLALLGEMAIFVKVVETGSFSEAARQLGASPSAVSRSISRLEKALATRLLQRTTRKLRLSDSGEEAFRRCREMVNAARSVMEISGQYTDEAQGLVRVSVPKAVGRFVVHPHMPAFLRRYPQVDVQMILEDRPVDLIEDNVDLILRITDHPPVGLVGRQLMPIEHLLCATPQYLAEHGTPQHPHDLLEHSCIYLGDTPNDSRWKFRRAGKSVTVGVRGRYAANHTGVRLDAVLQHIGIGSLPYFTAKHALEQGLIVQVLPAWTFLASYHGGLWLLYPPTPYLSPKLRVFIDYLVECLAREPTLKSAQASVSP; from the coding sequence ATGAGCATAAATCCACCCCTGGCCCTGTTGGGCGAAATGGCGATTTTCGTCAAGGTGGTCGAGACCGGCAGTTTCTCCGAGGCGGCCCGCCAGCTCGGGGCTTCGCCGTCGGCGGTCAGTCGCTCGATTTCCCGCCTGGAGAAGGCCCTGGCGACCCGCCTGCTGCAACGCACCACGCGCAAGCTGCGCCTGAGCGACAGCGGCGAAGAGGCCTTCAGGCGTTGCCGGGAGATGGTCAATGCGGCCCGTTCGGTGATGGAGATCAGCGGCCAGTACACCGATGAGGCGCAAGGCTTGGTGCGGGTCAGCGTGCCCAAGGCGGTAGGACGTTTCGTGGTGCACCCGCACATGCCGGCGTTCCTGCGGCGTTATCCACAGGTCGACGTGCAGATGATTCTCGAGGACCGTCCTGTCGATCTGATCGAGGACAATGTCGACCTGATCCTGCGCATCACCGACCACCCGCCCGTCGGCCTGGTGGGGCGCCAATTGATGCCGATCGAACATCTGCTGTGTGCGACCCCGCAGTACCTGGCCGAGCACGGGACACCCCAGCATCCCCATGACCTGCTGGAGCACAGTTGCATCTATCTGGGGGATACGCCCAATGACTCGCGCTGGAAGTTCAGGCGCGCTGGCAAGTCGGTGACGGTCGGGGTGCGCGGACGTTATGCGGCCAACCACACGGGGGTGCGGCTGGATGCGGTGTTGCAGCATATCGGGATTGGCAGCCTGCCGTACTTCACGGCGAAACATGCCTTGGAGCAGGGGCTGATCGTGCAGGTGCTGCCGGCCTGGACGTTCCTGGCCTCCTACCACGGTGGCCTTTGGTTGCTGTATCCGCCGACGCCTTATCTGTCGCCGAAGCTGCGGGTGTTTATCGACTACCTGGTGGAGTGCCTGGCGCGCGAGCCCACCCTCAAGTCAGCCCAGGCTTCGGTATCACCGTGA
- a CDS encoding alanyl-tRNA editing protein, which produces MTHRLFFHDDALTAEVEVLSCEACAEQFAVILEATPFHPQGGGQPFDTGTIGTARVLRVLQEPGRIVHYLDSAVPVGTAQASVDSERRALHARLHSAGHLIGHYGESQGWKPQKAHHWPGESRVSFCRGESAQAFTAQDVEAALAGWIAGDLPRHLLLEGEQRSVGFGDLPSYPCGGTHVVSTAVIGLVEVLSVTEKKGVLSVAYRVI; this is translated from the coding sequence ATGACGCACCGCCTGTTTTTCCATGATGACGCGCTGACCGCCGAGGTCGAAGTACTGAGCTGCGAAGCCTGCGCCGAACAGTTCGCGGTCATCCTCGAGGCCACCCCCTTTCACCCCCAGGGCGGCGGTCAGCCGTTCGACACCGGCACCATCGGAACCGCCCGGGTGCTGCGCGTGCTGCAGGAGCCGGGACGAATCGTGCATTACCTGGACAGTGCCGTGCCGGTCGGAACCGCCCAGGCCAGCGTCGATAGCGAACGACGGGCGCTGCATGCGCGCCTGCATTCCGCTGGCCACCTGATCGGCCACTATGGCGAAAGCCAGGGCTGGAAACCGCAGAAAGCCCACCACTGGCCGGGTGAAAGCCGCGTGTCCTTCTGCCGTGGCGAGTCGGCGCAGGCCTTTACCGCCCAGGACGTGGAGGCCGCGCTGGCCGGCTGGATCGCCGGCGACCTGCCTCGTCACCTGCTACTCGAGGGCGAACAGCGCAGCGTCGGTTTCGGTGACCTGCCGAGCTATCCCTGCGGCGGTACCCATGTCGTTTCGACCGCTGTGATCGGGCTGGTCGAGGTGCTTTCGGTAACCGAGAAGAAAGGCGTGCTGTCGGTCGCCTACCGAGTGATCTGA
- a CDS encoding LysE family translocator, producing MHSQYLHEFIALATIHFLAVVAPGPDFAVTIRQSVRFGRLVGLLTALGIGAGISVHVLYTLLGVGALMNSAPWLLHVAKVIGAGYILYLGINLLRSKPQAARAALDTQAADEAPRQGLLKAFSTGFLTNATNPKATLFFLAIFTTVVSASTPLQIQALYGLWMCAVNALWFILVSLLFSSERVRQAFLKMGHWFERSMGVVLILFAGRLVLSL from the coding sequence ATGCATTCCCAATACCTTCATGAATTCATCGCCCTGGCGACCATCCACTTTCTCGCCGTGGTCGCCCCGGGCCCGGACTTCGCCGTCACCATCCGCCAGAGCGTGCGCTTCGGCCGGCTGGTCGGATTGCTCACCGCGCTCGGCATTGGCGCGGGCATCTCGGTGCATGTGCTGTACACCCTGCTCGGCGTCGGCGCCCTGATGAACAGCGCCCCCTGGCTGCTGCATGTCGCCAAGGTCATCGGCGCCGGCTACATCCTCTACCTGGGCATCAACCTGCTCAGGAGCAAACCACAGGCAGCCCGGGCAGCTCTCGACACCCAAGCGGCAGACGAGGCTCCGCGCCAGGGTCTGCTGAAAGCCTTCTCGACAGGCTTCCTGACCAACGCCACCAACCCCAAGGCCACACTGTTCTTCCTGGCGATCTTCACCACGGTGGTCAGTGCCTCCACCCCCCTGCAAATCCAGGCGCTTTATGGCTTGTGGATGTGTGCCGTCAATGCGTTGTGGTTCATCCTGGTCAGCCTGCTGTTTTCCAGCGAGCGGGTGCGCCAGGCCTTCCTGAAGATGGGCCACTGGTTCGAGCGCAGCATGGGGGTCGTGCTGATCCTGTTTGCCGGGCGACTGGTGCTTTCCCTCTAG
- a CDS encoding dipeptidase, whose amino-acid sequence MNFALKQLACATLLASLSALAAPAFANISAQQNEAILKAFSGTSVKDFRQFLGSLGKSELAKSAKLEPAISAFLGNRQLSTPQQNEIHRLLGLYARVKYGKAATETLRELVEIPTFRVDGVEQHENPEFVRIADKIRSLAQAFNLDFRNIDNRVYEISLGGSGKEVVGIHAHADVVPVTPQNWVLKDGTHLDPFKVTLIGDRMYGRGTEDDKNGIVVALYAMKIIKEEKLPLARNFKLLVDTTEETTGDAIPYYFERNPTPEYNLALDGGYPVVIAEKGYGTIMARFARRTAEGQGAEITSLTGGLATNQIPSASVATLVTDKPAELAASLQKAGADYIKQHGGNFEVNAKFSGKDVTLTVTGVSAHSSEPESGVNPVARMLDFINSLDGQVALKHNHITDAARYAADNWGLDYLGKKLGVGFADEFMGPLTTSLTYVGQDDKDFKLAVNLRVPKGKTPEVLKAEIADKLDAWSKKSHVAVNFDYKIAEPMYRNPEGEWVKALLAVASENLGMPHKFGTSAGATSVHELPNGVQFGLARPEVKYTGHTDNEFKTVEQFQLDLQIVTEMMGRIGQLPKL is encoded by the coding sequence ATGAACTTCGCACTCAAGCAACTGGCCTGCGCAACCCTGCTGGCCAGCCTTTCGGCGCTCGCCGCCCCCGCCTTCGCCAACATCAGCGCACAGCAGAACGAGGCGATCCTCAAGGCCTTCAGCGGCACCTCGGTCAAGGACTTCCGACAGTTCCTCGGCAGCCTGGGCAAGAGCGAGCTGGCAAAGAGCGCCAAACTGGAGCCGGCCATCAGTGCCTTCCTGGGCAACAGGCAACTGTCCACACCACAGCAGAACGAAATCCATCGCCTGCTCGGCCTGTACGCGCGAGTGAAGTACGGCAAGGCTGCCACCGAAACCCTGCGAGAACTGGTGGAAATCCCGACCTTCCGTGTCGACGGCGTGGAACAGCACGAGAACCCGGAATTCGTGCGGATCGCCGACAAGATCCGGAGCCTGGCCCAGGCCTTCAACCTGGACTTCCGCAACATCGACAACCGCGTCTACGAAATTTCCCTCGGCGGCAGCGGCAAGGAAGTCGTCGGCATCCATGCCCATGCCGACGTGGTACCGGTGACCCCGCAAAACTGGGTGCTCAAGGACGGCACCCACCTCGATCCCTTCAAGGTCACCCTGATCGGCGACCGCATGTACGGTCGCGGTACCGAGGATGACAAGAACGGTATCGTGGTGGCGCTCTATGCGATGAAGATCATCAAGGAAGAGAAACTGCCACTGGCGCGGAATTTCAAGTTGCTGGTGGACACCACCGAAGAAACCACCGGCGATGCCATCCCCTACTACTTCGAACGCAACCCGACCCCCGAGTACAACCTGGCGCTGGATGGCGGCTACCCGGTGGTGATCGCCGAAAAAGGCTACGGCACCATCATGGCCCGCTTTGCCCGGCGCACGGCAGAGGGCCAGGGCGCCGAGATCACCTCGCTCACCGGCGGCCTGGCGACCAACCAGATTCCATCGGCGTCGGTCGCCACCCTGGTCACCGACAAACCTGCCGAGCTGGCCGCCAGCCTGCAAAAAGCGGGTGCCGACTACATCAAACAGCATGGCGGCAACTTCGAGGTAAACGCCAAGTTCTCCGGCAAGGACGTCACGCTGACCGTGACCGGTGTTTCCGCCCACTCCTCCGAACCCGAGTCAGGGGTCAACCCGGTGGCGCGAATGCTCGACTTCATCAACAGCCTGGACGGCCAGGTCGCGCTCAAGCACAACCACATCACCGATGCAGCCCGCTACGCCGCCGACAACTGGGGGTTGGATTACCTGGGCAAAAAGCTGGGGGTCGGTTTTGCCGATGAGTTCATGGGCCCGCTGACCACCTCGCTGACCTATGTCGGCCAGGATGACAAGGACTTCAAGCTGGCGGTGAACCTGCGGGTGCCGAAGGGCAAGACCCCGGAGGTGCTCAAGGCCGAAATCGCCGACAAGCTCGATGCCTGGAGCAAGAAGAGCCATGTCGCCGTGAATTTCGACTACAAGATCGCCGAACCGATGTACCGCAACCCCGAGGGTGAGTGGGTCAAGGCACTGCTCGCGGTCGCCAGCGAAAACCTCGGCATGCCGCACAAGTTCGGCACCTCCGCCGGCGCCACTTCGGTCCACGAGCTACCCAACGGCGTGCAATTCGGACTGGCTCGACCGGAGGTCAAGTACACCGGGCACACCGATAACGAGTTCAAGACCGTTGAGCAGTTCCAGCTGGACCTGCAGATCGTCACGGAGATGATGGGGCGCATCGGGCAATTGCCGAAGCTTTGA
- a CDS encoding YggL family protein produces MATNRSRRLRKKLCVDEFQELGFELNLDFKEDLSEQAIDAFLDAFLKEAMEANGLGYVGGDDFGLVCLIKRGSVSEEQRAAVEAWLKGRSELTSVEVSPLLDVWYPEKPINPAA; encoded by the coding sequence ATGGCGACCAACCGTTCCCGGCGTCTGCGCAAAAAACTGTGCGTTGATGAGTTTCAAGAGCTGGGTTTCGAGCTGAACCTGGATTTCAAAGAAGACCTGAGCGAACAGGCTATCGATGCTTTCCTCGACGCTTTCCTGAAGGAAGCCATGGAAGCCAACGGTCTGGGCTATGTCGGTGGCGATGACTTCGGTCTGGTCTGCCTGATCAAGCGTGGCTCGGTCTCCGAAGAGCAGCGCGCTGCCGTTGAAGCCTGGCTCAAGGGCCGCAGCGAACTGACCTCGGTCGAAGTCAGCCCGCTGTTGGACGTCTGGTACCCGGAAAAGCCGATCAATCCGGCTGCCTGA
- the dacB gene encoding D-alanyl-D-alanine carboxypeptidase/D-alanyl-D-alanine endopeptidase, with protein MIRSLRPLALAGLLLPAALSLYTATTYGAPVNTSLSPKVQQAIKANKLQDEALSLVMLPLDGPGTPTVFNADVSVNPASTMKLITTYSALEMLGPNHQWKTEFYTDGTLSDGILNGNLYLKGGGDPKLNMEKLWLLMRDLRANGVTQVTGDLVLDRGFFVPPQQTPEFDDDGNDENRPFLVKPDALLVNLKALRFVARNDSGKVLVSVEPPIASIHIDNQVKVINAKQCSGDVRYNPVAQADGTTTVTVSGQLAEGCSSQTYLSLLDHPTYTAGAVRAIWQELGGSIQGKDRQGTVPKDAKVLARAFSPDLAEIIRDINKYSNNTMAQQLFLSLGAKFRNDADGDDAKAAQRVIRQWLAQKGITAPHLVMENGSGLSRAERVSAREMASMLQAAWKSPYAAEFISSLPIAGMDGTMRKRLKHTAMSGEAHIKTGTLNTVRAIAGFSRDSNGTTWAVVAILNDPKPWGASAVLDQVLLDLYRQPRPARADD; from the coding sequence ATGATCAGATCTTTGCGCCCATTGGCACTCGCCGGCCTGCTCCTCCCTGCCGCACTCTCTCTCTATACAGCCACCACCTACGGCGCCCCCGTCAACACCAGCCTCTCCCCCAAAGTCCAACAGGCGATCAAGGCCAACAAGCTGCAGGACGAAGCCCTGTCGCTGGTCATGCTGCCGCTCGACGGCCCCGGCACACCGACGGTCTTCAATGCCGACGTGTCGGTGAACCCGGCCTCGACCATGAAGCTGATCACCACCTACTCCGCCCTGGAGATGCTCGGCCCCAACCACCAGTGGAAAACCGAGTTCTACACCGATGGCACCCTGAGCGACGGCATCCTCAACGGCAACCTGTACCTCAAGGGCGGCGGCGACCCCAAGCTGAACATGGAGAAGCTGTGGCTGCTGATGCGTGACCTGCGCGCCAACGGCGTGACCCAGGTGACCGGCGACCTGGTGCTCGACCGCGGCTTCTTCGTGCCGCCCCAGCAGACACCAGAGTTCGACGACGACGGCAATGACGAAAACCGGCCGTTTCTGGTCAAGCCCGACGCCCTGCTGGTCAACCTCAAGGCGTTGCGCTTCGTCGCCCGCAACGACTCGGGCAAGGTGCTGGTATCGGTCGAGCCGCCGATCGCCAGCATCCATATCGATAACCAGGTCAAGGTGATCAACGCCAAGCAGTGCAGTGGCGACGTGCGCTACAACCCGGTAGCCCAGGCCGACGGCACGACTACTGTCACCGTCAGCGGCCAGTTGGCCGAGGGCTGCAGCTCGCAGACCTACCTGTCGCTGCTCGATCACCCGACCTATACCGCCGGTGCCGTACGCGCCATCTGGCAGGAACTGGGTGGCAGCATCCAGGGCAAGGATCGCCAGGGCACCGTCCCCAAGGACGCCAAGGTCCTGGCCCGGGCCTTCTCGCCCGACCTGGCGGAAATCATCCGCGACATCAACAAATACAGTAACAACACCATGGCCCAGCAACTGTTCCTCAGCCTCGGTGCGAAGTTCCGCAACGATGCCGACGGCGACGATGCCAAGGCCGCCCAACGGGTCATCCGCCAGTGGCTGGCACAGAAAGGCATCACCGCCCCGCACCTGGTGATGGAAAACGGTTCCGGCCTGTCCCGCGCCGAGCGGGTCAGCGCGCGGGAAATGGCAAGCATGCTGCAGGCGGCCTGGAAAAGCCCCTACGCCGCGGAGTTCATCAGCTCACTGCCGATCGCCGGCATGGACGGCACCATGCGCAAGCGCCTGAAGCACACGGCGATGTCGGGCGAGGCGCATATCAAGACCGGCACCCTGAACACCGTACGGGCGATTGCCGGCTTCAGCCGTGACAGCAACGGCACGACCTGGGCCGTGGTAGCGATTCTCAACGATCCGAAGCCCTGGGGCGCCTCGGCGGTACTGGACCAGGTACTGCTCGACCTGTATCGCCAGCCACGACCGGCCCGCGCCGACGACTGA